In Drosophila santomea strain STO CAGO 1482 chromosome 3L, Prin_Dsan_1.1, whole genome shotgun sequence, a single window of DNA contains:
- the LOC120449098 gene encoding uncharacterized protein LOC120449098: MDKAENRSKLADNFLYMLEFVVDDLLITRPNLCAPEEYPTCTEITFRSIFLNIRDRENGSCVSPCSPKTGKCTIFTLESPITDEDVMHIHVYKKRTESCKFLLGLTELPMKPIFDRVKKEFDAQNINWEENVISHVSRMPKLRGPCKKASDCICYEKNRERREQWCPTSELTKRMLPLFNLCKMQTGNIVLILRLVCNGPSVVSSFPVQSPRCCPCPAIWPAPCTAPFDPCDPCKSVKSKRT, from the coding sequence ATGGACAAAGCGGAGAATCGCTCTAAACTTGCTGATAACTTCCTGTACATGCTGGAGTTCGTGGTGGACGATCTGCTGATCACTCGTCCAAACCTCTGTGCTCCGGAGGAGTACCCCACTTGCACGGAGATCACGTTCCGGTCGATCTTTCTGAACATCCGTGATCGGGAGAATGGAAGCTGCGTTAGCCCCTGTTCGCCCAAGACCGGAAAGTGCACCATCTTCACGCTGGAGTCGCCGATTACGGACGAGGACGTGATGCACATTCACGTCTACAAGAAGCGCACCGAGAGCTGCAAGTTTCTGCTCGGACTGACCGAGCTGCCGATGAAGCCGATCTTCGACAGGGTCAAGAAGGAGTTCGATGCGCAGAACATAAACTGGGAGGAGAACGTCATATCCCATGTGTCGCGTATGCCCAAGCTGAGGGGTCCCTGCAAGAAAGCCAGTGACTGCATCTGCTACGAGAAGAACAGGGAGCGGCGGGAGCAGTGGTGTCCCACCTCGGAGCTGACCAAGCGGATGCTGCCGCTCTTCAACCTGTGCAAGATGCAGACCGGCAACATAGTGCTGATCCTGAGACTGGTGTGCAATGGGCCCTCCGTGGTATCCTCCTTCCCCGTCCAGAGTCCCAGGTGCTGTCCTTGCCCGGCCATTTGGCCTGCTCCCTGTACGGCGCCCTTCGATCCCTGCGATCCTTGCAAGTCCGTGAAATCCAAGCGTACTTGA
- the LOC120449096 gene encoding uncharacterized protein LOC120449096, with amino-acid sequence MDKSDKTEKSEKTEKPEKPPKIAGNFLYMFEFVVDDLLITRQNLCAPEEYPTCTEITFRSSVYVNLCDREVGTCVNPCSPKCGKCALFTLDSPITDKDVLQVHVYKKRTESCKFLIGLSELKVKPIFDRVKESFDAENPNWEGAMLGHIAQLPKMKGPTSKGLLDNCACYEKLNERHEQWCPTSELSKRLLPLFNLCKMQTGNIVLILRLVCNGPTIVSTFPFSKVCSRNPKCPEPCCGPCGPCGPCAPCGPCGPCPPPSSCGSCPPPPRCGPPCPPPCDPCDPCDPCSPCCGGGTATGGPMDKKGCKGPCAQPPCRRCTMVDPCAKRVEPPAKCLRYYSCNLDKLCPCDYCEDEFDRECPTVPTKRCNLSPIEQKLQKCGPCGGIPPYPRFIQERMQAELLNKPEKDPKKDKDGKKDKDGKDGKDGKAGKDKGKKKRQAGGAVCRVGDDNVPSAVYEVCDPVCEGVLQATRKMRYQEPNGRCDRREEEYDMACDEARKRAVRKLRHLLVKYNIQIEN; translated from the exons ATGGACAAGTCTGATAAAACTGAGAAATCCGAAAAGACCGAGAAGCCAGAGAAACCTCCCAAGATTGCAGGAAACTTCCTGTACATGTTCGAGTTTGTGGTGGACGACCTGCTGATCACCCGCCAGAATCTCTGCGCTCCGGAGGAGTATCCCACCTGCACGGAGATCACGTTCCGCTCGTCGGTCTACGTGAATCTCTGCGATCGGGAGGTGGGCACCTGTGTTAACCCATGTTCGCCCAAGTGCGGAAAGTGCGCCCTGTTCACGCTGGACTCTCCCATCACGGACAAGGATGTGCTGCAGGTGCACGTCTATAAGAAACGCACGGAGAGCTGCAAGTTCTTGATAGGACTATCGGAGCTAAAGGTGAAGCCCATCTTCGACCGCGTGAAGGAGTCCTTCGATGCCGAGAATCCCAACTGGGAGGGCGCCATGCTGGGCCACATCGCCCAGCTGCCCAAGATGAAGGGGCCCACCAGCAAGGGCCTCCTGGACAATTGTGCCTGCTACGAGAAGCTGAACGAACGCCACGAGCAGTGGTGTCCCACTTCGGAGTTGTCCAAGCGGCTGCTGCCCCTCTTCAACCTCTGCAAGATGCAGACCGGCAACATAGTGCTCATCCTTCGATTGGTGTGCAATGGTCCGACCATTGTGTCCACCTTCCCCTTCAGCAAGGTCTGCTCCCGGAACCCCAAGTGCCCAGAGCCCTGCTGCGGTCCTTGTGGCCCCTGTGGCCCCTGTGCCCCCTGCGGCCCCTGCGGCCCCTGCCCTCCACCTTCCAGCTGCGGCTCTTGCCCACCTCCTCCCCGCTGTGGTCCACCATGCCCCCCACCCTGCGACCCCTGCGATCCGTGCGATCCTTGCAGTCCATGCTGTGGTGGCGGAACTGCCACCGGAGGACCCATGGACAAGAAGGGCTGCAAGGGCCCTTGTGCCCAGCCTCCTTGTCGTCGCTGCACAATGGTGGATCCTTGTGCCAAGCGAGTTGAACCTCCGGCTAAGTGCCTCAGGTACTACTCCTGCAATCTGGACAAACTCTGTCCCTGTGATTACTGCGAGGACGAGTTCGATAGGG AATGTCCCACTGTTCCCACAAAACGCTGCAATCTGTCCCCCATCGAACAAAAGCTGCAAAAATGCGGTCCCTGCGGAGGAATTCCACCATACCCGCGGTTCATCCAGGAGAGGATGCAGGCCGAGCTCCTCAACAAACCGGAAAAGGATCCCAAGAAGGACAAGGATGGTAAGAAGGACAAAGATGGCAAGGATGGAAAAGATGGAAAGGCTGGCAAGGACAAGGGCAAGAAGAAGCGTCAGGCTGGAGGAGCTGTTTGCCGCGTAGGAGACGATAATGTCCCGTCCGCCGTCTACGAGGTTTGCGATCCTGTTTGCGAAGGAGTCCTCCAGGCGACCAGGAAAATGCGGTACCAGGAGCCCAATGGCAGGTGCGACCGGCGGGAGGAGGAGTACGATATGGCCTG